A region from the Streptosporangium sp. NBC_01756 genome encodes:
- a CDS encoding Fic family protein, whose translation MYQRLDEAVRELRDRLGGLPSPAEAEDIWSDIWHQEAHNSTAIEGNTLVLQEVEKLLEEGRAVGAKPLRDYMEVRGYGDAAKWVYGQALEPGDWQNGDLTTLQEIRQIHHTAMSLVWAVDPHPHATPAEGPGNFRQHEIAKFPGGMKPPSWPEVDSQMRDWVKIVDDLRSESEEPLPELLAHVHSRFEQIHPFLDGNGRTGRLVLNLVLGRIGYPPAIIYKRDRDKYLQAMRRADNDEFGPLGELIARSVTTNLYRFVMPAVAGPVKLVPLPALATRDVTENALRVAAARGRLRAVKGDDGMWRSSKKWVNDYLKSRHRRS comes from the coding sequence GTGTATCAGCGCCTCGACGAGGCCGTTCGAGAGCTTCGTGACCGCTTGGGCGGACTGCCTTCGCCCGCTGAGGCAGAGGACATCTGGTCTGACATCTGGCACCAGGAGGCGCACAACAGCACTGCGATCGAGGGCAACACGCTCGTGTTGCAAGAGGTGGAGAAGCTTCTTGAGGAGGGCAGGGCGGTAGGCGCGAAGCCTCTCAGGGACTACATGGAGGTGAGAGGGTACGGCGACGCTGCGAAGTGGGTGTACGGGCAGGCGCTGGAGCCGGGAGACTGGCAGAACGGAGATCTCACCACGCTCCAGGAAATTCGTCAGATACACCACACCGCCATGTCGCTCGTGTGGGCTGTGGATCCCCATCCACATGCCACCCCCGCCGAAGGTCCGGGGAACTTCCGGCAGCATGAGATCGCCAAATTCCCGGGAGGTATGAAGCCGCCGTCATGGCCGGAAGTCGACTCCCAGATGCGGGACTGGGTAAAGATCGTCGATGACCTTCGCAGCGAGTCCGAGGAGCCTCTCCCTGAACTCTTGGCCCACGTTCACAGCCGGTTCGAACAGATACACCCGTTCCTCGACGGCAACGGACGGACGGGCCGTTTGGTGCTCAACTTGGTACTTGGCAGGATTGGATATCCACCGGCGATCATCTACAAGCGCGACCGCGACAAGTACCTTCAGGCAATGCGCCGAGCCGACAATGACGAGTTCGGCCCGTTGGGTGAACTCATCGCACGCAGCGTGACGACGAATCTGTATCGCTTCGTCATGCCGGCGGTGGCCGGTCCGGTCAAGCTTGTCCCCCTGCCTGCTCTCGCGACACGCGACGTCACCGAAAATGCCCTCCGGGTGGCAGCCGCACGGGGGCGCCTTCGTGCGGTCAAGGGCGATGACGGCATGTGGCGCAGCAGCAAGAAGTGGGTAAACGACTACCTCAAGTCAAGGCACCGCAGGTCGTGA
- a CDS encoding MarR family winged helix-turn-helix transcriptional regulator, whose translation MGKHDEGRIGVVAALVRSTFLVNAVYAESAREYGLTSQQGRLLCVLMAQPYGMSELGAMLRLAKSSLTGLVDRTERNGLVRRIPDPQDWRAVRIALTRKGGGLAEEFYGEACGRIENLATGLADADRDTFADLLGRVVLDNKVPVVFLEPGGGAPPERER comes from the coding sequence GTGGGAAAGCATGACGAGGGACGGATCGGAGTAGTGGCCGCGCTGGTCCGGTCCACGTTCCTGGTTAACGCCGTGTACGCCGAGTCCGCCAGGGAGTACGGCCTCACCTCGCAGCAGGGGCGGTTGCTGTGCGTGCTGATGGCGCAGCCGTACGGCATGAGCGAGCTGGGTGCGATGCTGAGGCTGGCCAAGTCGAGCCTCACCGGCCTGGTGGACCGCACCGAGCGCAACGGCCTGGTTCGACGCATACCGGATCCGCAGGACTGGCGTGCGGTGCGGATCGCGCTCACCAGGAAGGGAGGCGGGCTCGCGGAGGAGTTCTACGGCGAGGCCTGCGGGCGAATCGAGAACCTGGCGACGGGGCTCGCCGACGCCGACCGCGACACGTTCGCCGACCTGCTCGGCCGCGTCGTGCTGGACAACAAGGTCCCCGTGGTCTTCCTGGAGCCCGGCGGGGGAGCACCCCCGGAACGCGAGCGTTGA
- a CDS encoding MFS transporter, producing the protein MRTPNRWAMLSLGVAAQGSGCVFMYGLPFLLPALQAERGLSLAQAGILVGAPSAGMLFTLIAWGWIADRYGERLAMTTGLALATVFLALAALTGTPAVLAIMLALAGAAGASANAASGRVVLGWFPKERRGVAMGWRQTAQPLGVAVAGAVVPPSVHLWGVRGALLVMAAITLVTAVSVGLLVVDPPRGDRAAGERTASPYRDPALWRIHGASMLLVVPQFVTAGFALTYLVAARHWEVASASQLVAAAQFGGAAGRLLCGRWSDRVGSRVRPMRQLALVNGTVMALLATATQIGADAATPLLIAALIISMSGNGLAFTAVSELAGTSWAGRAMGVQNTAQNLVSAATPGVVGALITGTGFATAFGLAGALALAAALATPGQAGSSPEVPTPQVATGN; encoded by the coding sequence ATGAGAACCCCCAACCGTTGGGCCATGCTGAGCCTGGGCGTGGCCGCGCAGGGTTCAGGCTGCGTGTTCATGTACGGGCTGCCGTTCCTCCTCCCCGCGCTGCAGGCGGAGCGGGGCCTGAGCCTGGCGCAGGCGGGAATCCTGGTGGGCGCACCCAGCGCCGGGATGCTCTTCACCCTCATCGCCTGGGGCTGGATCGCGGACCGCTACGGCGAGCGGCTGGCCATGACCACCGGACTGGCCTTGGCGACGGTCTTCCTGGCGCTGGCCGCCCTGACCGGCACGCCGGCCGTACTGGCGATCATGCTGGCGCTCGCGGGAGCCGCCGGCGCGTCGGCGAACGCGGCCAGCGGCCGGGTCGTGCTGGGCTGGTTCCCCAAGGAGAGACGCGGCGTCGCCATGGGCTGGCGGCAGACCGCCCAGCCGCTCGGGGTCGCCGTCGCCGGGGCCGTCGTCCCACCCTCCGTCCACCTGTGGGGAGTGCGGGGCGCGCTGCTGGTCATGGCCGCCATCACCCTGGTCACCGCCGTGTCGGTCGGGCTCCTGGTCGTCGACCCGCCGAGAGGCGACCGGGCCGCGGGCGAGCGCACGGCCTCGCCGTACCGCGACCCGGCCCTATGGCGGATCCACGGCGCGAGCATGCTGCTGGTCGTACCCCAGTTCGTGACGGCCGGGTTCGCCCTCACCTATCTGGTCGCGGCGCGCCACTGGGAGGTGGCCTCGGCCTCCCAACTCGTCGCGGCGGCCCAGTTCGGCGGCGCGGCCGGGCGTCTGCTGTGCGGCAGGTGGTCGGACCGGGTGGGCAGCCGGGTCCGGCCGATGCGACAGCTCGCCCTGGTCAACGGCACGGTGATGGCCCTGCTGGCGACGGCCACGCAGATCGGTGCCGACGCCGCCACACCGCTGCTGATCGCGGCACTGATCATCTCCATGAGCGGCAACGGCCTGGCCTTCACCGCGGTCTCCGAACTGGCCGGGACCTCCTGGGCCGGCCGGGCGATGGGTGTCCAGAACACCGCCCAGAACCTCGTCTCCGCCGCCACCCCCGGAGTGGTCGGCGCCCTCATCACCGGAACCGGCTTCGCCACGGCGTTCGGGCTGGCCGGCGCCCTGGCACTCGCCGCCGCCCTCGCCACCCCGGGCCAGGCGGGGAGCAGCCCCGAGGTCCCCACGCCCCAGGTCGCAACCGGCAACTGA
- a CDS encoding type II toxin-antitoxin system RelE family toxin — protein sequence MSDVVFTDPAIDDLRRIGPDAVPKVLKKILLLLENAEAGYPLGGELTGFRKLVVGRNAWRVVYRITDDKAVEICEIWAVGERADAEVYAEAKARVRAAGGSRPDVVRLGEVIDRLGALTDHIHIGEVPAREPVPDWLASRLIYIVGMAREDVAALDLEEAVDLWTEFRAGPR from the coding sequence GTGTCCGACGTCGTATTCACCGACCCGGCCATTGACGATCTCCGCAGGATCGGTCCGGACGCCGTACCCAAGGTCCTGAAAAAGATCCTTCTGCTGCTGGAGAACGCCGAGGCCGGTTACCCGCTCGGTGGGGAACTGACCGGATTCCGCAAACTTGTCGTCGGCCGGAACGCCTGGCGAGTCGTCTACCGGATCACCGACGACAAAGCGGTCGAGATCTGTGAGATCTGGGCGGTCGGTGAGAGGGCCGACGCAGAGGTCTACGCCGAGGCCAAGGCGCGAGTCCGGGCGGCCGGCGGTTCGCGTCCCGATGTTGTTCGCCTCGGTGAGGTCATCGACCGTCTCGGAGCTCTGACCGATCACATCCACATCGGCGAGGTCCCCGCGCGGGAGCCGGTTCCTGACTGGCTCGCCAGTCGGTTGATCTACATAGTAGGCATGGCCCGTGAGGATGTGGCGGCACTCGACTTGGAGGAAGCCGTCGATCTCTGGACGGAGTTTCGGGCGGGGCCGCGTTAG
- a CDS encoding LLM class flavin-dependent oxidoreductase, with translation MFGHDVVFGFGAHSGIGEAPELTRMAQQADRDGLDLFSLSDHPYIGERLDAYAALGFILGRTQHIAGLVNVTNLPTRPAPMLARTATSLSALSGGRVVLGMGAGGLWDRIADMGVPRLSPADAVDAFEEAIVLIKKLSGGGSPVTYQGRHYQVHQIEPAPVAAPPVWTGSNGPKSLAATGRVADGWIPGHAADWLSERYRTSRPIIDEAAAAVNRDPREIRTIYNFPGRITDRPLPATRDHKGRWIGGSVGQWVEELTGAVLEHDASGFILFSTDHGAQDLVTLGRWAGEIVPAVREAIARENG, from the coding sequence TTGTTCGGACACGACGTCGTCTTCGGCTTCGGCGCGCACAGCGGCATCGGCGAGGCGCCGGAGCTGACGCGCATGGCTCAGCAGGCCGACCGCGACGGGCTTGACCTCTTCTCGCTGTCGGATCATCCCTACATCGGCGAACGACTGGACGCCTACGCCGCACTCGGCTTCATCCTCGGACGTACGCAGCACATCGCCGGCCTCGTCAATGTCACCAACCTGCCGACCCGGCCCGCTCCCATGTTGGCCAGGACCGCGACGTCGCTGTCGGCGCTGTCCGGCGGCCGCGTCGTGCTCGGCATGGGCGCCGGCGGGCTGTGGGACCGGATCGCCGACATGGGTGTGCCCCGGCTGTCACCGGCCGATGCGGTGGACGCCTTCGAGGAGGCGATCGTCCTGATCAAGAAGCTGTCGGGCGGTGGATCGCCGGTCACCTACCAGGGCCGCCACTACCAGGTGCACCAGATCGAGCCCGCTCCCGTGGCCGCGCCTCCCGTGTGGACGGGATCGAACGGACCGAAATCCCTGGCCGCCACCGGCCGGGTGGCCGACGGCTGGATCCCCGGCCACGCGGCGGACTGGCTCAGCGAGCGCTACCGGACTTCGCGGCCGATCATCGACGAGGCGGCGGCAGCCGTGAACCGGGATCCGCGCGAGATTCGCACGATCTACAACTTCCCCGGCCGGATCACCGACCGGCCACTGCCCGCCACCCGTGACCACAAGGGCCGATGGATCGGCGGCTCGGTCGGCCAGTGGGTCGAGGAACTGACCGGAGCCGTGCTGGAGCACGACGCGTCGGGCTTCATTCTCTTCTCGACCGATCACGGCGCCCAGGACCTCGTCACCCTCGGCCGCTGGGCCGGGGAGATCGTCCCGGCCGTACGCGAAGCGATCGCGAGGGAAAACGGCTGA